GCTAACTAAATGTTATAGCCCGGAGTGACTGCATCTGAATTGATTCATTTCTGTTGCAAATGAGCTGACGAAGTGAAATATCTGAACACCACAGTAACTTTTCCATTAACCCGAATTTTGCAACTCAAATTCTACTCGCTAGAAAAGACCTCCTATCAGTTAATGCTACTGTATCATAGCGGTGTCATACAACAACCCTCCTCGCCTTAGCTTACTGCGGCTAACACAAGCTACTGCTCTCATAGTCTCCTCTCATTCAGCCTCACTTCACCTACCTTTTAGGGGACACGAGTGCTACTTTCTTTGAACACACAAAGCCTATAAATTATTTAACCAACACCTAACATGGTGGTTAAGTTGCTAGCTGTTTGTATTATTTAGTGTAGCGGTAGAGTACAAGATAATTTCCATTTCTTCTTCGCTTGGTTACCAGGTAAGAAGAGGTTTTTCTGCCCTCTGTCGGTCAATGTATTTACTATTTCCTCTTCGACTGTGTGACAGTGACCCTGATGTTGTGATTATTGCAGCCTACAGCGTTTACTCTTCAGTATAATAACTATTATAATCTAAAAATATTATTGTAGAGTTTCAAGGACGCGTTAACTTTTAGTAAATACACGATAATAAGGTAACGCCTCACGTACAAGTATGGCGCTCCATTTTTTTATGAGTATGTCCCGTCAGAATCAAAGACGGGTGGAGAGGAGTCCTTTGTATTTAGAGTTGACTCCGCCCACCACTGTGTAGTTCGGCGTACGCCGGAATTTATTAAGAGTTGATCCGCTGCAACGGTTAGCTGTGGGGAGAATGCCCTCAACCAATCAACAGATTCCATTTAAGGGGCCAAGTGACAGACAGCCAATGAGAGAGCAGATGTAGGAACACATGACTATTGTTTTTCCTTCGACTGTCGCCCTCACGTCATTCTGGAAATTAAGTGTCAAAGCGAATGACCCAATAGTTTATCGTACAGTGTTATACTTTTGTGTTAAAGAATAATGGCAGTTTAATGACGGGATTAAAGGATTTTGAAAGGATTTCTTGAAACGACAACACTGGTATGGTTTATCATGTTTTGTATGGCCTGTATGAATGCTAGCGTTTTAGCATGCTGTGGTACTCAGCTAGCTAGTTACTGGTGATCAAGGAGAAAATGTTACCCTTTTTCTGAGTAGAACTGAGATTGTTATCCTCTCGTCTATGCTCAGTTAAAGACAGGGTTAAGTTACGGGAAGTGCTtatgttaatatttttatttcatgccATGTCCTGTCAAACATCATTgtcttcttttctgtttctttcagttCTGTCTTTCATGTGTACATCACCTTTTTTGTCGTTCATTACCAGgttaagaaaagagaaaaagggagTAGAGACCTGTTATTTCTTTGGATGGCTCAAGCCCTTACAAAATATGAATAATAGATTGGCTCCACATACCTTGGGGAAAATAAGCAGAACATTTCATATGTGGCAAATACATGCTCGCAAGTCAGCAGCATCACTTCCATTGTCTGGTACCTCTCACTGTAGGATTCATGCACAGCAGACAGCGTGCTACAAGGCTGGCTATAGCAGCTGGAAGCACATCCACCACCTGAGGACCAGGAGTCGTAAAGGATGGGTCTCCAAGGCTAGCCAGGTTAGGCAGCGGCTTGGACTCCACACAAGCACCCTGTATTTGAACACTTCAACCTCAAAGTGGTCTGCTGGTCTGAGCCAACACATGTCAAGGGTCAGGAGCACACTAGACACAGTTTCTAAAGCTGTGAGTGGGACACACACAGATCTTCTGGCCAAAATTGCCCGACTCAAACCTAACGCTTTAAAGGCTGGTAAAAATGCTGAGGCCAGTATTGAGTCAACAGCAAATGCTGAGGAGAATGCAGTCACACCTATTCCTGCTGCCACTTCTACATCTACCGCAGCCCAACCTGTAGTAAACTCATCATCTGCCAATCCGTCTCTTTCCAATTCTGCTGCTACACTTGATGCAAGTGCCACTACCTCCACTCATCCTCACAGTTCTACCCAAGCAGCTGTCCCTGCCACAATCCCAGCAGTGCATGAGGTTAAAGAGAAAAGACTGAGACGTGTTGTTCCCGCTGTCAAAGCTACTTGTGCCAGGAAGAAAGAGGAGCTTCCACCTTCACTGAAGGAGACAGAGAGCAAAAGCACAACttccaaacaaaacacagcactTTTCCATCCCAGCACGTTGTCAGTTAGCCTGGATGAGACTTACACCTACCTAGCCCATCACATCAACTCATACTTTGGCAACATTACAAAGACTCAGGATAAAAAAGGGAGCAGTGTTGAAAAGTCCTCCATTTCCTCTCAGGATCAACAAACCTCAGACCTCATCACAGTGTCCGGTAAAACAGAATCGGCCGCTCCGGTTACCCCGCCTTCGTCCAGGAAGGGTTTAGGACAGTACCTTTCCTATTCTGCTCCCACTGTGCAAGCATTTGTTGGGAACTACATTGCTACTCTTGTTCCTAAGTTCAGGACAGCAGATCCCAAAAATGCTGCAGTGGAGGAGAAGAAGCCTGAAGATGTGTCAGTAAAACAGGTTGAGGCCACAGTCAGTAAGGAGCAGaaggctgcagaggagaaaGCCAAGAAACTTCTGCTTCAAAGGGAAAAGGTAGGTCTCGAACAAAGCAATTTttcattctgattttttttgcttttatagtGGAACAAACTTAATCAGAGAAAATAACGAGTTTCTTGACTGCCCTGTAGTTGTGCCggagaatttttcattttcgtAGTGTTTTATACGAACATTTTGCCATGTATTGGAGACCCTGATTCTTTCTATGTGGGATATGCCTGTATTTGTGTTTGACCCAAATATGATGCCCTCATCAGATAGGTCTGGTATACTATAGCAGGATACTTGCGGTCCACACATTGACCAGCATCCTCGCTACTCTATATGTCTCGGCACATTGCTGAGACATACAGAGTTTTTGAAAGCAGATTCCCAGAACTCAGGCAGCACGTCAGTGCAGCCTGAGTTCTGGGAATCTGCTTTCAAAAATAACCTTCTTGTGACAGAGTTGCAGAAGCTCTGGACTCTATAGGCTAACATAGATGTCTATGTTGTGGAGATATAAACATATCTGACATTTAGTTGCTGTGCTCGACAGAGTAATTTAAAACCGTGACTTACTAATGTGTTACAGATAGAGGAAACAATGCACTAATGTCCTTTTGCTGAACTAGCCTGAGCCCTGTATATCCTGTCAAATAAATTAATATACAAGGCGGTTAGATTTACAAAATGCATACATGTTTTAAAATGGATGTGTAATAtcacatatatttttttcatttttttggaatTATTATTGTAATAACATAAGTGAGTGGCACATTGCCACAAATCTGCTAATTATTTACCCACCATCCACAATGACATGGAGTTTATGTGCTCGTGCATGTCTATGCTCAGTTTTAGATCGGAACATTATTAATATGTTATcataaccctttttttttttttttttttttttttttttttttacagtagcaAAGCTGTCAATTAAAATATTTGATGAGATCCTCCCACCGTCATTGAGGCCCAAAAGTAATTCTGTGTCTTCTGATGAATGGATTTTATATGAGTATAGAGAAAGTTATGCATCATGTCACACACAAGCcttttaaatgttgtacttttCTCCTCACTCtaggtttaaaaaaagagaaattaacCTCTTTTGATAATGCTCATTAGTTACTGTGTCATGTGTTCGTTACACATATCAGGTTTTGAGTAAGATCCCAGCTACTGCTTAAAAGTAAGACCGAACTCGCTGCATGTCTTTGGTATTTTTATCTCTTAGATTATTGCCAGGGTGAGTGTGGACAATCGAACTCGGGCTCTGGTCCAGGCTCTCCACAGGGCATCAGATGTGAGGGTCTATATCAACAGAGTGGAGGACCTAAGTTACCACCTCTTGGAATTCCCAGAGACTTGTGGCGTTGCGGTCAAGGTGAGAAATCTAAATGCTCACACATCCTGAGGCAAAGGCTCTGATGTGGTGTAAAGGATGTACAGTTATGCTGGGAAGTAGCTCATGATGTGAAGAAGACCGTGTTTAAGGCAGCATGATTTTTATACATATGTTATCATGCCATATTCGGTGTATATTGTTTTGCAGGTGTCATGTGGATATTATAAACACTGGATTTCTGCATGTGTTTCTCATGCCAGGCAAAATGTCAGTGTGTCAGCTGTGTCAGCAGGTTGCAAGCTGCTTGTCTTTAATGCTTGAGCTATGCAGCTACATGCAGACTGTATACTGT
This window of the Acanthochromis polyacanthus isolate Apoly-LR-REF ecotype Palm Island chromosome 8, KAUST_Apoly_ChrSc, whole genome shotgun sequence genome carries:
- the LOC110950280 gene encoding calcium-independent phospholipase A2-gamma-like isoform X1, translated to MNNRLAPHTLGKISRTFHMWQIHARKSAASLPLSGTSHCRIHAQQTACYKAGYSSWKHIHHLRTRSRKGWVSKASQVRQRLGLHTSTLYLNTSTSKWSAGLSQHMSRVRSTLDTVSKAVSGTHTDLLAKIARLKPNALKAGKNAEASIESTANAEENAVTPIPAATSTSTAAQPVVNSSSANPSLSNSAATLDASATTSTHPHSSTQAAVPATIPAVHEVKEKRLRRVVPAVKATCARKKEELPPSLKETESKSTTSKQNTALFHPSTLSVSLDETYTYLAHHINSYFGNITKTQDKKGSSVEKSSISSQDQQTSDLITVSGKTESAAPVTPPSSRKGLGQYLSYSAPTVQAFVGNYIATLVPKFRTADPKNAAVEEKKPEDVSVKQVEATVSKEQKAAEEKAKKLLLQREKIIARVSVDNRTRALVQALHRASDVRVYINRVEDLSYHLLEFPETCGVAVKEKVIPCLLRLEQANDPGLRAAVREALALVGYHKPVKGRGIRILSIDGGGLRGLLALQTLHKLEALTGKPIYKLFDYICGVSTGAILGFMLGVFQVPLKECDVLYRKLGSDVFKQNVIVGTVKMGWSHAFYDSEAWENILKEKMGSHLLVETSRNPECPKVAAVSTIVNRGTSLKAYVFRNYNLLPGLRSHYLGGCQHQLWQAIRATSAAPGYFQEFPLGNDLHQDGGLLINNPTALAVHECKCLWPDTPLECVVSLGTGRFEAPSKNSKTYTSLKTKLTNVISSATDTEEVHAMLDAFLPPDTYFRFNPHMSEDISLDDNRQEKLNLLQAEGVRYLERNEEKLNKVARILTREKSSIQRMSEWARLRADMYNSLSFNSSRF